The Chlorocebus sabaeus isolate Y175 chromosome 1, mChlSab1.0.hap1, whole genome shotgun sequence genome includes a region encoding these proteins:
- the LOC103247889 gene encoding olfactory receptor 51J1, with protein sequence MKNSNNSSGFLPVTFILVGIPGLEAEHLWVSIPFCLIYIIIFLGNGIILHVIRTDVALHQPMYLFLAMLALAEVGVSASTLPTVLGIFLFGNTEISFEACLLQMFSIHSLSIMESAVLLAMSLDRFVAIYSPLRYTAILTLPRVFGTGAIIVLKSIMLMTPLPILLRRLSFCGHNALSHSYCLHPNLIYLSCGNISVNNIYGIFIVTSTFGLDLLLIVISYGLILHTVLGIATGEGRKKAFNTCGSHICAVLAYYVPMISLSIVHRLRHRVSPLLQAMMASAYLFFPPVVNPIVYSIKTKEIRGAIVRMLSEKRPRV encoded by the coding sequence ATGAAAAATTCTAATAACTCTTCAGGGTTTTTACCTGTGACATTCATTTTGGTTGGCATCCCAGGGTTGGAGGCAGAGCACCTCTGGGTATCCATCCCCTTCTGCCTGATATACATCATCATTTTCCTTGGGAATGGAATCATTCTTCATGTCATCAGAACAGATGTTGCCCTACATCAACCCATGTACCTCTTTCTTGCCATGTTGGCACTGGCCGAGGTTGGTGTCTCTGCATCCACCCTGCCTACAGTGTTAGGCATATTCCTTTTTGGAAATACTGAAATTAGTTTTGAAGCTTGTCTTCTCCAGATGTTCTCCATCCATTCTTTATCTATTATGGAGTCAGCTGTGCTGCTGGCCATGTCTTTGGACCGCTTTGTAGCCATCTACAGCCCACTGCGTTATACAGCTATCCTGACACTGCCCAGGGTCTTTGGCACAGGAGCTATTATCGTACTGAAAAGCATTATGCTCATGACTCCATTGCCCATTCTCTTACGGCGTCTGTCCTTCTGTGGCCACAATGCCCTCTCACATTCCTATTGTCTGCACCCaaatcttatctatctatcttgtGGGAACATTTCTGTTAATAATATCTATGGGATTTTCATTGTTACCTCTACTTTTGGGCTGGATTTGTTGCTGATTGTGATCTCCTATGGGCTCATACTCCACACTGTACTGGGTATTGCCACTGGAGAAGGGCGGAAGAAGGCATTCAACACGTGTGGCTCACATATCTGTGCTGTGCTTGCTTACTATGTGCCTATGATTAGCTTGTCTATAGTGCACCGCCTTAGACATCGTGTGTCCCCTCTGCTGCAAGCCATGATGGCCAGTGCCTACCTCTTCTTCCCACCTGTTGTCAATCCTATTGTCTATAGCATTAAGACCAAGGAGATCCGTGGTGCCATTGTCCGAATGCTATCAGAAAAAAGACCCAGAGTGTAG